The Thermodesulfovibrionales bacterium nucleotide sequence AACCACCTGCCTGTAACAAGGACGTAGGTCTTCTGGTTTTCGATATCCTTAAAGATGTTCCCTGTGGTGTTCTTGACGTAGAGGAGCATCGTCCCCTCAAGAGGCGCCCAGTCCGGCGGGCCTTGAGTCACGACGAGCTCTGTCGGCGTGGTAGCTACGATGATTTCCGGCACTCCTTTCTTGAGCGATGGTTTCTGTTTGACGTTGGCAGGCCCGCTTATGAGATCCACGACGTCGTCCTTTGAGAGTTTCTGCGCAAGCTTGTTGATCCCAGCCGGCACTCCTTTCGCTGCCTTCCATGGCCCCATGAGAGATTTCGCCGTAACAAAGCCATCGAAGATATGGATGTAGTAATTGCCCGACGAGTCGTCGAGCAGTATAAACGCACGGCTATTGATAACGCGCTCCAGTTTGGTGCCCTGCACGGTGCGCCATACCGGCTCGCCGTCTATCATGACGAGCATCGCGGCGGTCTGAGAGAAGACGAACTTAGGAGGCTCGTTCTTCACCGGTACCGCCCGCGCCTGTTTTTCCGCTCCAGCGATGGCGAGCATTGCATCGAGCCGGTCAAGGGACATGGTGGAAGGCCCGTTCGAGACGATCGACTGAAAGCCCTGCTGGTAGAGGGCCGCCTTATCCGGGGTTGACGGGAATATCGCCTTCTTGATTTCGATGTCATGGAACTCGACGACACGGAACAGCCTGTGAACGCGCGTCTTTGCCGTTATCTCGATGACTCCGAAGTCCGGCTCCTTTGCCCCTGCGGGAAGCACCGAGACAGCGGTGTGGGCCTCAAAATGGTGTCCGTCCCAGCTGTCGAGCTGCGGCTGGTATAATGAGTACTTCGCGCCATTCTGATCAACGACCTTCGGCCAGGGATCAGGCGTGACTTCCGATGCCGGCGGCTGGTCGCCGAATGACTGGGCAGAAAGCGTATGCTGCCATATCGCTATACCAGCGAAGGACAAAACAAGAAACGACATGATGATAAGCCTTTTTATCATACTATCCACGCTCCTTTCCGTATTAAACAGCGCCTCACTACCAATGAAACAACCTTTTCATACACCTTGACCGGACGTCCTCAAATTGCCGACTCTTTCTCTAAGGCTTTGGGAGAATGAGTTTCTCTGATAACTTTTATCATGGGCGAGGACTATTGTCAAGCAGTGTGTGAGACCTCGCGGCAGAAGACGGAGAGGTCTTACACACAAACCTAAGATAGCCCTGTGAGGTCACGGATTTCGGAGGTTTTCATGGTTAGAAAAATGCGCAGAAGTGTCAATGACAGCATAAAACCGGGACAAATAAAGATCGGAACTATGGACTGTTGCCGCCCGTGGGAAGAGTTAAGATTGAGATATAGCAACCAGGCGGAACTTCAAAAAGTGGTTGCTTTTCTATATAATGCAATTGTAAGAGGAAGACCGAATACATTCAGGAGGAAATGCAATGACGACAGAACCCGGCAGAAGAGTGGCAGAGAGGCAAAGAGGAATACTTTTTATTTCGATGATCGTGATTTGCGGCATCCTCTTGATTGCCGGCCGGATGGTTCCGGTGTCGGCTCAGGATTCAAAACCCATTGCCAGTATCGGCGGAAATTTTAATGTCAATCTTCTGAACACGGTCCGTCTCGACGGCTCATACAGTTATGATCCCGGAGGGAGGTCCCCCCTCTCGTATAGCTGGGAATTAGTCTCCAAGCCCGAAGATAGTTCAACGACCCTTATCCCTGACGGACCGAAGGCCTCGTTTGGCGCTGATGCGGTCGGCGCCTATAAGGTGAAGCTTGTCGTGAATAACGGGTTTGAGGACAGCGAGCCGGCTTACGCTATCATAACCGTCACGAAGAGGGGATACGAATAGGAAGGAACGTTTTGGCGCCTGAATGTTCCGCCGATAGAAAAGAGGTAGTGCGGTTAATATTAAACGCTGGCGCGGAAGGCCTTGAGGTGCAGCTGCAAATATCGTCCTCCGTTCCATTCGTTTATCATCGGGGTGAATACCACGTCTACGGTCTTTGCGCAAAGGCTTTCGAAGGACTTCCCCATGTCAAACCCGATCGCGTCGAGCGACGAAGACTTCTGTCCTAATTTCATCTTGATATGATTGTTCCCGACGACTCGCGGATTAAGCACCCCGAGTCTCCTCGAACCGAAAAGAGGTTCGGGATTACCGTAGCCGAGAGGTTCGAGAAGAGAGAGTTCCCGCACGAGACCTGCATTCACCTCTGATAGGGCAACCTCAGCGTCTATTTCGAGAGTCGGGGTAATGTCCTCTCTTTTCAGGAAGTCCGTCACAATCCTATTCATCCTTTCCCGAAAGGCCGGGAGGTTCGAAACGGAGAGCTTGACCCCTGCCGCCTGTTTGTGTCCGCCAAAGGCGATGAGGAGATCCCCGCATTGCGAAAGCCCGTCATAGACGTCAAAACCCGGTATGCTCCTTATCGATCCCTTTGCTACCGTATCGTCTACGGTAAAAATAAATGCCGGCCGGTAAAATTCCTCCGCTAGTCTCGACGCCACAATACCGATGACGCCCGTATGCCATCCCTCATTCTGAAGCACGATGGCGGCATCATGTCCTTCGGCCTGCAGTTGGGAAAGCGCTTCCTGATAAACCCCCTCTTCGATCCGCTGTCTTTCCGTATTGATCCTGTCGAGCCTTCCGGCTATCGAAAGGGTCTCTTCATCCGAACCGGAGAGGAAGAGGCTTATGACATCACCGGCGTCACCGATCCTCCCCGCAGCGTTGATTCTCGGCACCATGGTGAAGGAGAGGAGGCCGGCCTTCATCTCTTTCTTGCCGAGTCCCGATACTTCCATGAGTGCTCTGATACCCGGGCGATAGGCGCTGCCGATACAGCGCAGACCCTCTTTGATAATTACTCTGTTTTCGCCGACAAGGGGAACCACATCCGCTATCGTTCCTAGGGCGGCGAGGTCGAGGAGCGAGAGGGATGCTTCCGGACCGAGGGACAGGTCGGGATCGATGGCCATAGCCTGGACGATCTTGAACGCAACCCCGGCACCGGAAAGGTCGGCAAAGGGTTTCCGCGGCGCAGTCAGTTTCGGGTTAACAATCGCAACAGCGTCAGGAAGGAGAAATTCATCGTGGAGCTCGGCCCGCAAACCGCAGGCCTGGGTCTTCCTAACAGGCTCATGGTGATCGGTAATGATGACGTCTATCCCTTCGCTTTTCGCGCGCGTGGCAGCATCGATCGAGGTTATGCCGCAGTCGACGGTGATGATGAGTTTCACGCCGAGCTTCTTTGCCACGTCTACGGAGGGCGCGTTGAAACCGTATCCGTGAACCATCCTGTTCGGTATGAAACAGTGGACATCCAT carries:
- the recJ gene encoding single-stranded-DNA-specific exonuclease RecJ; protein product: MKRRWFITKTNPEYVRYLSLAASISPLLAQILINRGVKTADDINTFLNPGITGLSDPFELPGMRVAVDRIKAASRLRERVLIHGDYDTDGLTSAAIMIYALKTIGMDVHCFIPNRMVHGYGFNAPSVDVAKKLGVKLIITVDCGITSIDAATRAKSEGIDVIITDHHEPVRKTQACGLRAELHDEFLLPDAVAIVNPKLTAPRKPFADLSGAGVAFKIVQAMAIDPDLSLGPEASLSLLDLAALGTIADVVPLVGENRVIIKEGLRCIGSAYRPGIRALMEVSGLGKKEMKAGLLSFTMVPRINAAGRIGDAGDVISLFLSGSDEETLSIAGRLDRINTERQRIEEGVYQEALSQLQAEGHDAAIVLQNEGWHTGVIGIVASRLAEEFYRPAFIFTVDDTVAKGSIRSIPGFDVYDGLSQCGDLLIAFGGHKQAAGVKLSVSNLPAFRERMNRIVTDFLKREDITPTLEIDAEVALSEVNAGLVRELSLLEPLGYGNPEPLFGSRRLGVLNPRVVGNNHIKMKLGQKSSSLDAIGFDMGKSFESLCAKTVDVVFTPMINEWNGGRYLQLHLKAFRASV